A segment of the Flavobacteriales bacterium genome:
TGCGAGCCCTCGGCGGTATCGGCCGCCACGAAGAGGTCGGGCATCACGCCGCCGCCGCCGTAAACGATGCGCCCGCCCTTGGTGCGGAAGACCTGCGTGCTGTCAATGCGCACGCTGTCGGCAGAGAAGAGCTCCCCATGGGTGGTTCGCCGTTCATAATCGGCATCGTAATCAACCCCCGCGCCGTAAGGTTTCTGGATGCTGCGGCCACTGGCCGTGTAATAGCGCGCCGTGGTGATCCGCACAGCGCTCTGGTCCGGCAGGTCTATGTGTTCCTGCACCAGGCCTTTCCCGAAGGACCGGCGGCCGACGATGGTTGCCCGATCATTGTCCTGCAGGGCCCCGGCAATGATCTCACTCGCGCTGGCCGAGCCTTCATCGATGAGGATTGCCAATGGGATGTTCTCATACACTCCGCGGCCGGTAGCCAGCATGTCTCGCCGAGGCGATCTGCGGCCCTGGGTGTACACGATCACGCTGCCATCGGGCAGGAACTCGTCGGCCAGGTCAACCGCCGCATTCAAGTAGCCACCGCCGTTGCCGCGCAGATCGAGCACCAGGCGCTGCATGCCTTCGGCGCGCAGCCCATCGGCTGCAGCAAGGAACTCGGCATGGGTATTCTTCGCGAATCGGCTCAGCTTGATGTAGCCGGTGCCATCGGGACGCAGCAGTGCCGCCGCAACGCTATTGATCGGGATGGCGCCGCGTGTGATCTCCACGTCCATCGGTTTCTTGCCCGGCCTTCCGATCACGACCTTCACTTGGCTGCCCTTGGGGCCGCGCAGCAGCTTCATCACACCGTCGTTGGTGATGCCCACGCCCGCCAATGGAACGGTGTCGGCCTTCAGGATGCGGTCGCCGGCGCGGATGCCCAATTGGGCGCTGGGCCCGCCTTCAACCGGCGACACCACCACCACGGTATCGCGCTGAATCGCGAACTCCACGCCGATGCCATCGAAGCTGCCTTCGAGGGGCTCGGTGGCAGCACGCAGTTCAGCCGCACTGATGTAGTAGCTGTGCGGGTCGAGCCGGTGCAGCATCTCCTGTAGCACCTCCTCCACCAGGGCGCCCTTCTCCACGCTATCGACGTATTGGCGGTCGATGAGGTCGAGGACCTGCCCGAGCTTGTCCGCTGCAGCGGGTTGCCGCAATTGGAAGATCGTGAGCGGTCCACCGGAACCGTCGCCCAGGTTGCGTCCGAGGAATAAGCCAGCCACCAGCGCCAAGGAGAGCAGCAGCGGCACGTAGGGCGAGATCGGGTGGCGGGTGGCGCTCATGCGTTCAGTGCGGATCGAGTTGTGAGATCAGCACACGGCCTTTCTCCAGGAGTTCGAGGCCCGATGAGTCCTTGTAGGCATCGAGGTACACGAGCCTCTTGATCCCTGCTTGAAGGATGAGCTTGCTGCATTCCTTGCACGGCGAGTGGGTGAGGTACAACGTGGCTTCGCGCGCATTGTTGGTGCTGCGGGCCACTTTCATGATGGCGTTGGCCTCGGCGTGGAGCACGTACCAATGGGTGAGGCCGCTGCTGTCCTCGCAATCGTTCGGGAATCCGGTGGGCGTGCCATTGTAGCCGTCGCTGATGATCATGCCCTCTTTCACGATCAGGGCCCCCACCTTCTTGCGGGTGCAGTGGCTCAGCTTGCTCCACTCTTGCGCCATGCGCATGTACGCGCGGTCGTAGCGCTCCTGTTTCTTGGGGTCAGCGTAGACCAGGGAATCCTGCTGCATTCAATCCTCTGATCGTCTGATCGCCGGATCATCTGATCGAATCGTACCCAGGGCGGGACTCGAACCTGCCTTCGGCAGGCAAGCCCGCCGAACTCCAAGCTGTTATTCTTCAGTGCCCAGGGCGGGACTCGAACCCGCACGACTGTTGAGGTCACTGGTGTTTGAGACCAGCGCGTCTACCAATTCCGCCACCTGGGCAATGGGGTTGCGAATTTGGGCAAGTATCTCCTTTCCCCTTCCGCTCTTCCAATATTTCTCTCTTTTTCTGGCTTCTGTGCTGCTGTTGGCGAACTCAAGATGAATGAGCTCGAAGGGTCGATGATGCTTGGTGGTGTTCTCACGCCCGCCGTTGTGCCGTTCAATCCTGTCAATGATATCAGTTGTCATGCCTACATAGATGTAGCGTCGCACGGTGCTCCTCAGAGCATAAACGAACCAGTGGAATTTTGAGGCAGGCATTAGACAGTGCTCCCAGCGCGCTTGCCTGCCGAAGGCAGGTCTACCGATTCCGCCACCTGGGTGGGTGCCCCGCTAAAGGGACGGCGAAAATAGCCTTACAACCGCTTCAACAGCCCCCTTAGATCCACCTTCTCGCTCACAATGCGCTCCAAATCGGCGATGGCCACCCGCTCCTGCTTCATGCTGTCGCGTTCGCGGATGGTGACGGCGTTGTCGGTGAGCGTCTCGTGGTCCACGGTGATGCAATACGGCGTGCCGATGGCGTCCTGCCTGCGGTAGCGTTTGCCGATGCTGTCCTTCTCGTCGTACTGGCAGTTGTGCGAGATTTTCAGGCTATCGATGATCTCCCGTGCCTTCTCGGGCAGGCCATCCTTCTTGATCAGCGGCAGCACGGCCACCTTCACCGGTGCGAGCGGAGCGGGGATGCGGAGCACCACACGCTCTTCGCCGCCCTCGAGCTTCTCTTCATCGTAGGCTGCGCTGAGGATCGCGAGGAACATGCGGTCGAGCCCGATGCTGGTCTCCACCACGTAGGGCACGTAGCTTTCATTGGCCTCGGGGTCGAAGTAGGTGAGCTTGCGGCCGCTGTGCTTCTCGTGGCTGCTGAGATCAAAGTCCGTGCGGCTGTGGATCCCTTCGAGCTCCTTGAAGCCCATGGGGAAAAGGAACTCGATGTCGCAGGCGGCGTTGGCGTAGTGCGCGAGTTTGATGTGGTCGTGGAAGCGGTAGTGGTCGGTGGGCAGCCCCAGCGCGCGGTGCCAGGCGATGCGCTTCTCCTTCCACGTGTTGTACCACTCCATCTCGGAGCCGGGCTTCACGAAGAACTGCATCTCCATCTGCTCGAACTCGCGCATGCGGAACACGAACTGCCGCGCCACGATCTCGTTGCGGAAGGCCTTGCCGGTCTGCGCGATGCCGAAGGGGATCTTCATGCGTGCGCTCTTCTGCACGTTGAGGAAGTTGACGAAGATGCCTTGGGCGGTCTCAGGCCGCAGGTAGATGGTGCTGCTCTCGCCGCTCACGCTGCCGAGCTCCGTGGCGAACATCAGGTTGAACTGCCGCACTTCGGTCCAGTTGGCCGTGCCGCTGACAGGGCACTTGATCTCCTCGTCGATGATCAGTTGGCGCACCGCTTCCAGGTCGTTCGCTTCGAGCGCGGCTTTCATGCGGCCTTCCACCGCGTCGATCCGTTCCTGCGAACGCTTCACGTTGGGGTTGGTGGCCCGGAACTGCGCTTCATCGAAGGCCTCGCCGAACTTCTTCTTCCCCTTCTCCACCTCCTTCTCGATCTTGTCCGCGTACTTGGCGATGTGATCTTCCAAGAGCACGTCCGCGCGGTAACGCTTCTTGCTGTCCTTGTTGTCGATGAGCGGATCGTTGAAGGCGTCCACGTGGCCGCTTGCCTTCCACACGGTGGGGTGCATGAAGATGGCCGCATCGATGCCCACGATGTTCTCGTTGAGCTTCGTCATGGCGGCCCACCAGTATTGCCGGATGTTGTTCTTCAGCTCGGCGCCATAAGGGCCGTAGTCGTACGTGGCGCTCAGGCCATCGTAGATCTCGCTGCTGGGGAACACGAAGCCATACTCTTTGGCATGACCGATCAACGTCTTGAGACGGTCTTCTTGATTGCTCATATAGTGGAGCGTGCGCTCTGGAAACCTTCAGCGTCGCCGGCGCAAAGATGGGGGAATCGCTCCCAATCGGCAGCTCTTCTGCACGTACTCAACGAAGCGGGGCGCCTTATCTTGGTGCCATGAGCTTTGCTGGGCACGTCATGGACATGATCGCTCGAGCTAAGGCAAACACTCGTCCACGCCGGAATCCATTTGACCGAGAGGTAAGAGCATCGCAGCGCGTCAATCCGGAGTTCTTGAAACCGATGACATGGGAGGTGCGAGAAGCCCTAAGGGGAAAGTTGGATGCTGAGCGTCGAAGTCGTTTGGTTTGGGAGCGGATAGTGCTGGTCGCCACCGTCGTCCTCCTGTTCGCTACAGGCTGGTGGCTGCTCGCATGAGCGGCGTTACCTTCGCCATGTGCCATCCGTGAAGCCCGTCCTCGCCCGCCGTATCTTCTGGGATGTGGATTTTGAGAAGTTAGACTACGATGTGAAGGCGACCTTCGTGATCGAACGGGTGTTCGAGCGTGGCGATGTGGAGGACATAAGGAACTGTAGAAGGTACTATGGCGATGAGAAGGTGAGGGCCGTATTGTTGAACGCCAAATTCTTGCCAGAGCAACGCATGCACCTCGCCAG
Coding sequences within it:
- a CDS encoding S41 family peptidase, which produces MSATRHPISPYVPLLLSLALVAGLFLGRNLGDGSGGPLTIFQLRQPAAADKLGQVLDLIDRQYVDSVEKGALVEEVLQEMLHRLDPHSYYISAAELRAATEPLEGSFDGIGVEFAIQRDTVVVVSPVEGGPSAQLGIRAGDRILKADTVPLAGVGITNDGVMKLLRGPKGSQVKVVIGRPGKKPMDVEITRGAIPINSVAAALLRPDGTGYIKLSRFAKNTHAEFLAAADGLRAEGMQRLVLDLRGNGGGYLNAAVDLADEFLPDGSVIVYTQGRRSPRRDMLATGRGVYENIPLAILIDEGSASASEIIAGALQDNDRATIVGRRSFGKGLVQEHIDLPDQSAVRITTARYYTASGRSIQKPYGAGVDYDADYERRTTHGELFSADSVRIDSTQVFRTKGGRIVYGGGGVMPDLFVAADTAEGSQFLTDLFFSGTLNQYAFDLADRERGRLLAFGSPSAFKLRYALSETALEGLRKEAKEQGIIEKPGELERSRKQITNRLKAGVARNLWGDPGFYEVMLDSDSAFIRAADELAAGKAAGQK
- a CDS encoding dCMP deaminase family protein gives rise to the protein MQQDSLVYADPKKQERYDRAYMRMAQEWSKLSHCTRKKVGALIVKEGMIISDGYNGTPTGFPNDCEDSSGLTHWYVLHAEANAIMKVARSTNNAREATLYLTHSPCKECSKLILQAGIKRLVYLDAYKDSSGLELLEKGRVLISQLDPH
- a CDS encoding glycine--tRNA ligase, whose amino-acid sequence is MSNQEDRLKTLIGHAKEYGFVFPSSEIYDGLSATYDYGPYGAELKNNIRQYWWAAMTKLNENIVGIDAAIFMHPTVWKASGHVDAFNDPLIDNKDSKKRYRADVLLEDHIAKYADKIEKEVEKGKKKFGEAFDEAQFRATNPNVKRSQERIDAVEGRMKAALEANDLEAVRQLIIDEEIKCPVSGTANWTEVRQFNLMFATELGSVSGESSTIYLRPETAQGIFVNFLNVQKSARMKIPFGIAQTGKAFRNEIVARQFVFRMREFEQMEMQFFVKPGSEMEWYNTWKEKRIAWHRALGLPTDHYRFHDHIKLAHYANAACDIEFLFPMGFKELEGIHSRTDFDLSSHEKHSGRKLTYFDPEANESYVPYVVETSIGLDRMFLAILSAAYDEEKLEGGEERVVLRIPAPLAPVKVAVLPLIKKDGLPEKAREIIDSLKISHNCQYDEKDSIGKRYRRQDAIGTPYCITVDHETLTDNAVTIRERDSMKQERVAIADLERIVSEKVDLRGLLKRL